Genomic segment of Lepus europaeus isolate LE1 chromosome 6, mLepTim1.pri, whole genome shotgun sequence:
agggtCCTGTTAGGCCTCGGGAAGACCCGCATTGAAGCTCCTGAGAGACTATCTGTAGAGTgtaccaggagatggaagatctctctctctgtcactccttctctctctctgtaactctgactatttaataaataattaaatcatacACAAAAGGAGAGATTGAGGAGATTGCATTGCAGCAAACCCTTTGCCAAATTATGTGTACTGATGTTAGTTATTTgcctaaaatggaaagaaaaaattgtCTCTTTTTAACACATTGTGAGAGCAGTTTCAACATGTGTTGATTGACATGTCTGCAGATGTTTAAGTCCTGTGAGCTGAACTATCATGTACAGAAACAAGATTTTGCAtctgtttaatttcctttgagacaTCTCATTGAAATGTggcatttgattttgattttttaagaccACCTCAGAGACAAAGTGTCACACGCTTTCCCTGAATGATATtgacatattttatgtattagtAGTGAGTATTTCATAAAATCTCCATTCAACAAGGCCACAAATTATAAATATGCaactaaacctttttttaaaatatgtggaaattaatcATACATTCTCAGTGGGGTAATACAAGGCAAAAAATTTAGAGTAGCAGAATCTTAAATATCACAATTGGTATTAGGCCCTCCAAAGCACTGCCATAAATTAACAAATACACAGGATATATCTACTATGAAAGTGCTTTGGGTGGGGAgttagaaaaaaaacagaaaaagatttcTGTGGTTAAGTGATGATAGTGACAAAAGAAAATTATTGAGAAACAATGATATAAAAATCAGacatggagtgggcatttggctcagcagttaaaatgaccacatgccatatcagagtgcttgatttTGAGTTTTGGTtctactctcaattccagcttcctgttaatgtacactgAGTGGGAAGCAGGTGTTGGTTCAGGTAGATAggtccctgtcattcatgtggaagaccctgagtTACAGTCTTCTGGCCCTACCTCAATGGTtaccaggcatttggagagagaaccagcagataggagatctctctctatgtctttcactctttctcatttgcctttcaaagaagtaaataaataaatatttaagtaaataaaaaaatttagaaggCAATAGGTTAAGCATGAAGCCAACTCTCAATTTACTTAGAATTAACCAATCCAATAAAAGGCAAAacttggggccattgctgtgacacagtaggttaatctttcacctgcagcaccagcatcccatataggcaccagttctagtcctggttgttcttcttccaaacccactctctgctatggcctgggaaagcagtagaaaatggaccaagtccttgggcccctgcacccacatgggggacccagaggaagctcctggctcctggcttggatctgcacagctctggccattgtggccatttggggagtgaaccagcaggtggaagacctttctctctgtctatccatctctctgtctgtaactctacttctcaaataaataaataaaatctttaaaaaaaaggcaaaacttgACTGAATTGGTAAACTTGCAAAACAAATGCTAATAATAATGCTCcagtaaattataaatttttagaattttctattGGTGTTTTTACTAAAGGCAACTGAAGGCAATTAATGGTTATAAACATTTCAGATATGTTATTATCACTATCTTAGCTTACTTTAGAAGAAGTATGCACAGGATGAAAATTCTGAGCAAAATTAGTTTTTCATGTTTTGATTAATGGATTTATTTCCAATTTCAGTAGTATATCTGGGTattattgataaaatatttttaaagtgataaaaatataatttattaaaggAACATAGTTCCTGAAATAAATTTGAGCAGAATTAAAGTGTGAAAATGTAGTTTGATGGGGCAAGTATtatggtgtaataggttaagccactgcctgcaatgctggcatctcaaattaGAACAAGTTTGTGTctaggctgcttcacttctgatccagctaactgctaatgcacctgggaaaaacagtggaagatcatccaaatccttgggcacctgcatccatgcgggaggcccagatgaagctgctggctttggcctacctcaaccttggctgttgcagccatttggggagtgaactagcagatggaagttctctctatctctgcttctctctctgtaactctgcctttcaaatatatacaataaatcttataaaaacacAATTCACTTTAATTGTTGCTTTATACTTACTTCTAACATCAAAGTGATGATATTTGAGATTGTGAAACATATTTCTCaataaaaattactttcatttttgttgtatGCTAATAAAGAATTTAAGGATGCAAATCTAGGATTTGTTTTGCACAATAATTtccaacacatatttttaaattttgtctttcattcatatataaaaattctaCAGATTTATGCATTGCAATATGATATTTCAGTTCTAACATAGTTATTTAATTAaagaattgtatttttatatgatacttaaaattttttattatatttgaaattcaCTGTGCTCATTTTGTTCAATGGTGATCAGCAATTTTTTAAGGTAAGAATTTCAAGCATGCTATATGTGGAAGAGgagtaattaaaaatattaaagcagTCAGAGAATATCACAGGCACATAGACAGACTCTAAATCATCTATGATTATGTATATAGAACATTATTTCCCTCCAAATGATTATTCCAATATCATGGGAATACAAATGAAGCAAAAGATGACTTACTCTTGAAATTCGTACTAATGGCAAACAAAGAAACTGGTACAGAAACTATGTATTTCAGAAAatacatgaacacacatacacatacacatgagggtatttttaaaatttatgtcacTTTTGTAACACTTAAGTGTCAAGGGATCACATAactaagaccaagtgtctggtattaacaatagatagaattaaaaaagagggaatgttccagcatgggaagcagtccacacagcagactcatagaatgacaaatgccctaaacagcattctgagctcagaatcagcccttaaggcattcagatctggctgaaaagtacatgagacactctggcaaaaaattaTCTACTCGaagtatctctgtgagtgagaccccagtgaaaagaagggtacatcaaaaaaggatgtacttttatctgaaggcaggagagaacttccactttgcttatggccttgtctaaatactgatggagtctgtggactcaaaagtctttgatagccttggtagctcatgtcaagagactcaggtgatcactgatgtcataaataagagtgtcaattattaaatcaacaacaggagtcgctgtgcattTATTCCCCATGGAGGACCTCTATCCTTactgagttgtactatgagaattaactacaaaacttgtgttcaaacagtactttatactttgtgtgtctgtgtgggtgcaaattatggaaatcgttacttagtatagagttggtcttctgtatacaaagttaatcaaaaacgaatcttaatgaagaatgggatgggagagggagtaggaggtggaatgggagTCGGGGTGAGAGGGCAAGTATGGGGAAAAGAActtctatattcctaaagctgtaactatgaaatttgtattcattaaataaaagctaaataaacaaagttgacacagaaaaaatttaaggaaattgaattaaagcacaaatttattttggagcaaaaattttggaaatttatgcataacttttcataatatgcatttcaagAACTTTTCTATATTTCATTATGCATGTACACATATTCTTACTTACATAAATCAGCCACTAAATATGAGGTTGAACATTAGGGTTCCTGGTAAAAATGGAGGAATAAAGACTTTAGATAAGACAAGTGTTTTAGGGAAAATATACAACACTGTGATTCAGTGTGAAATGTTGTATGAAACACCTAGAAAGTGAATCTATGTTGTATGTGTTTGATAATACTCTGTACTAACCTGcattttcaaggaaataaatgatgAATTGAGATTATTGTCCAAGAAGAAACAACAATGCAACTGGCTGGTCTATCAGCAGAGACacaagaaaaattagaaatgaaagcagaaatgTCTTTAAAGAATCATGCAAGCCAGGTGACCTAAGGAGCCAACAGTGGTTCACATCAGAACCTTCTGGAAATCCGTGATTGGATATGTGGGAAAACAACTTTACAGTAAAAGTTGAGTTGGTCTGTTATATCTCGATGACATTCTCAAAGAGGTACTTTGGGTTCTCAGATGTAATTACAAATCTGAATTTGCATTCTGCTATCTATTCacaataatattctttttaaatgttaacttCTAAATTTGTTTTCATGTACTTGCAATgtagagtgaaacagagagagagataaagataggatcttccatcccttggttcactctccagatgcccccaAGAGCCACATCTCAGCCAAAAATTCcttctgggtgtcccaggtggatggcaggagaccaagcacttcaAACATCACCCGTTGACTCCCAAGATGTATTAGAaagaaggtggattggaaatggaatagcccAGGGCTCAAACTAGGGACATAGATATGCAATGTGGCATCATTTCTCAGTAATAATATTATTTTCAGAAGTAGCACCAATTACTTATTTTTTGTATAAGTATCTTTGGAAAACTAGTATTAGAAAAATAATAGGTAAAATTTTGAATGATGGTGGCAATTGTCATTTGAGAAATGGTTTCTGTGGGTGATAAGCAGTTTTTTCCTTCAGAGTATCTCATATGGAATTACATCTTGAATAATAACATTCTGTGGTCAAATTTCAAGATAAGCCCTAAGGTGGCAGAGATGTTGAATGCTAATTGTTCTGAGAATAATAATTTCTGAACCTAAAATTCAGTCTATGATAAAAATTTAAGGAGTTTTATgagcataaattttaaaaaagaaattaaacaatgtGCAGGGGGTTagttaatcctttttaaaaatgtacattttctaaaaaattgtacatatatctcaaaaattttgcaccGAATTTAACTTtatctttgaaattattttaattttttaaaaaaatgttagaacTCATATAAAGGTTGTACATAAGAATGGATAttattggggccgatgctgtggctcacttggttaatcctccacctgtggtgccgcatcccatatgggcacagggttctagttcaTTTGAATATTTGCACATAGTAGGCATTATATTATGTAGTATTTGTGATATATGAGTGTTTGTAGGTTATGAATAGGTACAAGCATGTGTTTGTATGATAGATAAATTCGAAAAACCTCTTTTAACATCTTCCTTTTCTGGAAACTGATGAAACAATATGAACAGAATACATCTTTAAATGGAATATTACCTTATCACTCTATATTAGATGAACAATAGTGAAATTTcagtttgaaatatttaaaagtcatGTGGAGGATATAGTTATGAATACAACAAATATAAAGACAGCTTATGAGGtggggagaaaaacagagagaaaaggcttttatgaaagaaaaaggagggagtAGGTCAACTCAGGCTCTTTAAAATTGTCACAGCTCTGAGAAGACTGAAAGAATAACATATACTCttctaatttttgtattttaaaacatcaacCAAATGAACTAAAGTCAACCTCATTGGGTCATTAGGCTTCCatgatttttaatcttttattaatTCAAAAGTGTTATTTTACAACCCAGTATCTTGGGAAAACATCCATATTATTGATTGTTAACCAGATGCAGGGCACTGTACTAACTCTTTGAGATATAGAAAACGCAAGTTAGGAATTCATTTTCTTGTGGAAAAACAGTAAATATGCTCATGATAACAAGGATAAAGTATATCAAGTGCACATTGTACATAGAATTTAAGATATCAAAAATTTCCCTAAATAATTCATGAGTTGTATCACTTTCCTAAACCCTAAGCTTGTGAATGAATTTTATACCTGAAATTTTCAACTCTTGTGATTTTTTGCACTGCTCAATTTATCACATAGTGCCatataaaataagtttattctgaGGTAAAACACATTTTGAATGTACATGTGGttgtcatcaaaaagttcatgaaaaatgagtatgatgggggctgatgttgtggcaccaTCAGTTATGTGACTGCATGGGATCCCTGCGTTCCATAGCAGAGTTCTGtttctggttcaaatcctggctactctacttctgatctagctccctgctaacataccgaggaagcagtagatggtggctcaagtacatgagttCCTGCCTGTCACACTGAAGATgcaaatggagctcctgacttGTGAACTCAGCCTGGTCCTTCCAAGACTGTTGAGGACATTGGGGTGGGAGGGACCAGTAAATGGAAggaccctctttccttctctctctctttcactctgctttttgtataaataaatgcatcttaaaatatGTAGGTAtcttcactttaaaatttattatgagAACActgttcatggatttcaaaaattttttgcaccaaaaaaacccTTTAAATTCCATCttttatgaacttttggaagcagtGATATATTCTTTCCAATAAATCCAAAATAGTAATTAATTTGCACTACACAAGATAAAAAAGACTTTTGGAGATACTGAGCTGAAATTCATCATAAGCAAACCTATTGACTAAACAATATAAAATTTAAGTAATATAAATATAGACAATGTTACTTTAAGTTATAAAGGACAAACTTTTTGTtgtatcatgaaaatattttgatatattctgTTAAGATTACTGTTCTATTGATGGTAAATAAAATTAGTTGagcttttaaaagcaattttaaaggaaatattttattagctTTTCCTTCCAAAGTCATGTGATCATTATCtaagtgctccatttctgaaatattatttACATTCTTCATAAGGACAATATGCAAAAAAGTGGGGATATCTTATATTCTAAACATACTAGTTTATAGGTACAATTAATGCATGTCACTGTCTCTTATTGTTATCACACGGATGAGGATTCCAAAGAACTCTTTATCATGTGACACACAGGaaaaaataatagcaacaaaTTAAACTCAGAGCTAGCAAATTCTCTTCTTTAGTTCTTACTAGGGTCATTCTTGGTGGGCTCATCACTCTGTTACTTTACATGAAGTGGGGAGATGTTATTTAAATGTGATGAGTTGTTTAATATTCCTCAGTCTGTttccatttctataaaataaGATGATAACATCAAATTCACTATACTCCAGTCAAATATCAGTGGTTCCTTATGGAATAAATATATTAAGGGTGAAGGAAGAGTAAAGATGGGCTTCCcacatataattttgtatttcttcagTAAAAGGGATTATTTCCataatttaaaatcaaaatcatagtTTAAAGAATTATTGTGAAtattaaatgaatggaaaaataaaactgtattgaaaaatatttaagtttcactcattcattttatttatttattttttatttttaagatttttctgtatttatttgagaggtaaagctacccacagtgagagagaaagagggagagaaagttcttccatcagctggttcactctccaaatggccgcaacggccggagctgcaccaatctgaagccaggagccaggagcatactcaggtctcctacatgggtgcaggggcccaaggacttgagccatcctccactgctttgccaggccacagcagagagcttgattgaaagaggagcagctaggactagaactggcacccatatgggatgccagcatggcaggcggaggatcaacctactgcagTCACAAAGCAGGCCCCCCactcattcatttgaaaaatgagttATATATATGGAAACACCTGGAAATTTGAAGTCATTTGGCAAAAATGGGTAATTAATTATAACTGTTATGTTGAGTGATTTTATGATGTGTACATCTAAGTTTTGTTATTTCGGAGAGGAAATAGTTTGGGAAAGAATAAGAATGCACAAACCCTTAATAATATAATTGCAATGCTTCTGGCCATAGTCTAGAAATAAACTGTAGCCCTGATGCAAATATTAGCCATTCTCATTATCATCTGAACTGTTCTTTGTCTCCAGTTCCTGAGGTTATCCTTCATGAAATGTAAAGCAATTGAAAAAGTTCACTTGAGCTCAAATCATAGAATAGAACTCTTTAAGAACAATTAATGCCTGAAACATTCCCCTAAGACATGAGAAGAGTTTAGATTGCATATAAATCCCCATGTTTTTATTTCCCACCcaaaattttctgaaatacaCAGTTAGACTTTTGGATTTTACTTTCtagattttttcttaaatacatttattatgaaaataatgattttaagaatttttgtagCTCATTAAAGAAGTTGCATATTCAGCAAACTATCTATCTTTATACTTTACACGTGATTTTTTTAGTGGATATATTCATACAGGTCATATAACCTTAGTATTTTCTTCTTGGGTTTAAGTTGTCCATCTGGGCCTTAAACCTAATGACCACACTTCTTTTCTAAGGATATGGAAATAATAAACTATTTGAAGAGGGTAGATGTAGAAAAATTTAACAATATGTCTAAATAGAAAAATCTTGACTaccaaatttttaatttaatgcaATTGGTGCTTTGAGAAGAAAGATAACTTGGGTTTGGGAAGAAAGTttaaaggaagggagaaaagaatgACATCTGATCCACAATCACTGATTGCCTAACTGATTTCTTTAAATCACAATAATTCATTATTCTgtaagttgaaaaataaaatgagtagtCAATTAAGGTAAAAGTATGATTTTAGATGattttcatcaatattttctttctaaagaggcaccatttttctgtgtttcccttAGAATCTTGCTTATCACTCTGAGTCAGAAACACCATACAAGGCTGCCTTCCTTCTCAGAGGGCttcaggggccagggccaggatgcCTAAGAGCTGATTCCTATAactttcaaagaaacagaaactcCTTCCATTCAGTTTCACTCCTCCAGCACATTTGCGGCTCTCAACTACACAGCACTTCTTTAGTGAAATGTTATCAGATTGATTAAGCCCTTTGCCCTCTCTCTACATGTGGTAATGGGtcaaattaaatatgaaaagaatTGCTTCTGATGTATAATGAGCTGTCtgaaaatgttctctctctctctctctcacacacacacacacacacactgagtagatccttcctccacctctcctccGAATGGTGCCACAGGAGGACGACAACATAACAtttgattaaatgaaatattaagtatAAATTTGAATTTCTCCCCATCCAAGAATTCGCTTGtggattctggaaaaaaaaaacaaaaacaaacaaacaaaaaaaaaacatatgtctAGATCTTTCCTACCCTTAGGATTACCTCCCACCTCAGATTTTGTCCCCAAATTTTCACTTTTCATCTTCTCAAAATGCATGTAACCTTGAATATCTATCTGATCATTTGTGCGAATTAGTAGTAGGTTTGTAACAGCTGTCCAACTTTCCTAAGACCTAATTAAATGAGAAAGTGGTGTAAATATATCATCTCTGCTTCGACTGAAGAAAGGGCCAGAcaacaatttattaaaaaaaaatgtcttgaaaATTCCAAACCCTGAAATGATCCACTAAATTTTTGGAAGGTAATGTTGGAAAACGTGTCGACTCTGATAAGAAAAGTAGGTAAAACATCCTGCAGTGAAGCAGTATTCTGACGTCTAACCCCTCCCTGAAGCCTGTAGATCGTGGAGGCTCCAAGTTTGAAGAACCTGGAGATTCCCTGGCAGGGAAAAGCCCGAGCAGGGTGCCTCCCCGCATCAATGACCCAGTCAGCGTCTTCGAGAAGAGCTGCCCGCTACCTGCAAGACAGCCTTCGCGCGGCTCTTCAGAGACGCGAGATATCTATCTCCTCTCAAAATGCAACTGGTTATTtacttacatttatttaaaattggtCCTAGCTTACGTGGAAACTTTGTgtggtgtgtgaggtgtgtgtatgtgtgtgtgtgtgtgtgtgcgcgcgcctgCCTGCTAGTGGGTTTTTAAGAGCGCTCACaactgggatttttttccccctgccccctccctccttttccgGTTCTCAGAGAAAGCTCTTGGGTCTGGAATCAAAGACGTAAGCATGCATTGTGTTTTCATCCTGCAGACTTAAATAACGTTCAAGAAATACGACCGAATTGACTTAAATTCTGTCACAAgtgtaaaaaaaagtatatgcctAAATTATATACTTTGCCACGGGTAATTCATGCCCAattatattatgtaatatatatgttcaGAGTCACCACtttccacatgcaaaaaaaaaaaaatcaaacaccaaATAGCATAAAACACTGTACCgcagagaaggaagaaatgcaTTTAAAGCACCGACGAAAATGGCGTGCTGTATAATTACCTCAAATTGCTGTTCGCTTGACACCCTGACACTAATTTTATTCAAGCCATTgggaaataaatgttttaaaagcgcTGCTTTCCAAAAGCAGGAGCGAGTGGGGGCTGTGAGGTCGTTAGGGAAAGGGTAAAGTTTCCAACACGCACCAAATATTAAATAATCCATTTAAAACAGGAGTCTATGTAGATCGACAGCCTTTAGTGCCCACGTTTTTAACGCTTGCCCTGTAcgtggattgattttttttttttttccttcagcatTCCCTCACCAGATGGATTTTTGCTACTGCAGATCAGCAGAGGGTGTCAGATCTTTCTGAGTGCACCAGGCTGGAACGCAGAGCTTCTTAGCAACTctcttctctgccccctccccattcTCGCGCTCTCTTCCTCGCTCAGACAACTCGCCCCCTTGCCTCCTCCCCCCTCCACGTAAATCCGAAAgagcagaagaaagagaaggagaaccaGAAAAGAAGAGCTAgtgagcgagagtgagagcatagagaaaaaaaaaaaaaaaaagactcaagagGAccgaaggggaggaaggagaaggatggACAGCCACAACATGCAGCGATTGCGGAAATTTTCGAGCGCCATTGGCTGGGCAGCGTGAGTCCTCAGGTCGGGCGTGATTTCAGCACCGGGGGGACTGGACAGCAGCTCGGGGGGACTTCTGGACAGCCCGCATCCGCAGCCAGAACTCCACCAGCAGCCTCCACAGCAGAAGCCGCCGAAAACCCTGCTTTGTATCAGAGAGGCAAGGTCAGTCCGAAGCACAGCCATGCACAGGCAGTGCGCCTGTACTACGCTGCAAACCCTCTGCTTGTTTCTCTAACATGCACTTGCTTCTGATTACTAGCATTGTTTCTTTCCTGGTTAGTGAGGACTACTAGACAAGAGTCTGAAAGGgtgcatttttaatttgtatgtacgTATTTAACTTAGTTTGGTTATTTTAAGGGGATTGAGGGGGAGTGGgggttattacttttttttttttctttttccctttttttcccctttcttttttgCTTGCCTTGCACTACGTGCCTGGATAGTTTGTGAATATAATTATTGACTGGCGTCTGGGCTATTGCAGTGCGGGGGGGTTAGGGAGGAAGaaatccacccccacccccccaaacccTTTGCTTCTCCTTCCCTGGGTTCGGACATTGGAGCACTAAATGAACTTGAATTGTGTCTGTGGCGAGCAGGATGGTTGCTGTTACTTTGTGATGAGATCGGGGATGAATTGCTCGCTTTAAAAATGCTGCTTTGGATTCTGTTGCTGGAGACGTCTCTTTGTTTTGCCGCTGGAAACGTTACAGGGGACGTTTGCAAAGAGAAGATCTGTTCCTGCAATGAGATAGAAGGGGACCTACACGTAGACTGTGAGAAAAAGGGCTTTACAAGTCTGCAGCGTTTCACCGCGCCGACTTCTCAGTTTTACCATTTATTTCTGCATGGCAATTCCCTCACTCGACTTTTCCCCAATGAGTTCGCTAACTTTTATAATGCGGTGAGTTTGCACATGGAAAACAATGGCTTGCACGAAATCGTGCCTGGGGCTTTCCTGGGTCTGCAGCTGGTGAAAAGACTGCacatcaacaacaacaagatCAAGTCTTTTCGAAAGCAGACTTTTCTGGGGCTGGACGATCTGGAATACCTCCAGGCTGATTTTAATTTATTACGGGATATAGACCCGGGGGCcttccaggacttgaacaagctgGAGGTGCTCATTTTAAACGACAATCTCATCAGCACCCTACCTGCCAACGTGTTCCAGTATGTGCCCATCACCCACCTCGACCTCCGCGGAAACAGGCTGAAAACGCTGCCCTACGAGGAGGTCTTGGAGCAAATCCCTGGCATTGCCGAGATCCTACTCGAGGATAACCCTTGGGACTGCACCTGCGATCTGCTCTCTCTGAAGGAATGGCTGGAGAACATTCCCAAAAATGCCCTGATCGGCCGAGTGGTCTGCGAAGCCCCCACTAGACTGCAGGGGAAAGACCTCAATGAAACCACCGAACAGGACTTGTGTCCTTTGAAAAACCGAGTGGATTCTAGTCTCCCGGCGCCCCCTGCCCAAGAGGAGACCTTCGCCCCTGGCCCCTTGCCAACTCCCTTCAAGACAAACGGGCAAGAGGATCATGCCACCCCAGGGTCTGCTCCGAACGGAGGCACAAAGATCCCAGGCAACTGGCAGATTAAAATTCGACCTACGGTAGTGACAGCGGCGGGGGGCGCCAAAAGCAAAGCCCCAGCCAACCGCCTGCCCTGCCCCGGGGGCTGCAGCTGCGACCACATCCCAGGGTCGGGTTTGAAGATGAACTGCAACAATCGGAACGTGAGCAGCTTGGCTGATTTGAAGCCCAAGCTCTCCAACGTGCAGGAGCTTTTTTTGAGAGACAATAAGATCCACAGCATCCGAAAATCTCACTTTGTGGATTACAAGAACCTCATCTTGTTGGACCTGGGCAACAACAACATCGCCACTGTAGAGAACAACACTTTCAAGAATCTCTTGGACCTCAGGTGGCTGTAC
This window contains:
- the SLITRK1 gene encoding SLIT and NTRK-like protein 1 — translated: MLLWILLLETSLCFAAGNVTGDVCKEKICSCNEIEGDLHVDCEKKGFTSLQRFTAPTSQFYHLFLHGNSLTRLFPNEFANFYNAVSLHMENNGLHEIVPGAFLGLQLVKRLHINNNKIKSFRKQTFLGLDDLEYLQADFNLLRDIDPGAFQDLNKLEVLILNDNLISTLPANVFQYVPITHLDLRGNRLKTLPYEEVLEQIPGIAEILLEDNPWDCTCDLLSLKEWLENIPKNALIGRVVCEAPTRLQGKDLNETTEQDLCPLKNRVDSSLPAPPAQEETFAPGPLPTPFKTNGQEDHATPGSAPNGGTKIPGNWQIKIRPTVVTAAGGAKSKAPANRLPCPGGCSCDHIPGSGLKMNCNNRNVSSLADLKPKLSNVQELFLRDNKIHSIRKSHFVDYKNLILLDLGNNNIATVENNTFKNLLDLRWLYMDSNYLDTLSREKFAGLQNLEYLNVEYNAIQLILPGTFNAMPKLRILILNNNLLRSLPVDVFAGVSLSKLSLHNNYFMYLPVAGVLDQLTSIIQIDLHGNPWECSCTIVPFKQWAERLGSEVLMSDLKCETPVNFFRKDLMLLSNDEICPQLYARISPTLTSHSKNSTGLAETGTHSNSYLDTSRVSISVLVPGLLLVFVTSAFTVVGMLVFILRNRKRSKRRDANSSASEINSLQTVCDSSYWHNGPYNADGAHRVYDCGSHSLSD